The Zingiber officinale cultivar Zhangliang chromosome 10A, Zo_v1.1, whole genome shotgun sequence genome contains a region encoding:
- the LOC122027710 gene encoding uncharacterized protein LOC122027710 gives MRALAVLTLLLVLLSGSSSVSAATPSKIVTAAVSNAASSILKRLWSLKSTTKTAIPSHRPSMKFESGYTVDTVFDGSKLGIEPYSVEVTQSGELLLLDSVNSNVYRISLPLSRYSRPKLVAGSPEGYVGYVDGRPREARLNHPKGITVDERGNIYVADTMNMAIRKISDTGVTTIAGGKWSRGAHSDGASEDAKFSTDFEVVYLASSCSLLVVDRGHQAIREIQLNVDDCAYQYETGFPLGIAVLLAAGFFGYMLALLQRRVGLMISSKEEHRTNFIHEHQTPLKTIVPPYQRQMASVRPPLIPTGEDAENAHDEGLFTSSLKLISRTWLSSVEIFVSMFPIFRKKPKPTQFLQQHQRVNTWSMPESFVIPDDEIPPPVEARAPTPRKTYAFMSKEPEKIHHIGHPRTRTNGWNTEPRQQVQQVHKQQQLQQHQQYSSRPQTYYEQSCETTNEIVFGAVQELDSKCRSVEIKAVNYGDPIYEQFGMRYRNGYMWYGNY, from the exons ATGAGAGCTTTAGCAGTGCTCACGCTCCTACTGGTATTACTGAGTGGTAGCAGCTCTGTTTCAGCTGCTACACCTTCAA AAATTGTCACTGCGGCTGTGTCCAATGCGGCCTCTTCTATCTTGAAGAGGTTATGGTCACTGAAATCTACCACAAAGACAG CAATCCCTAGCCACCGACCTTCGATGAAGTTCGAGAGCGGTTACACCGTGGATACGGTGTTTGACGGAAGTAAGCTGGGGATTGAACCGTACTCAGTAGAGGTGACACAGAGTGGAGAGTTGCTGCTTCTTGATTCCGTCAACAGCAATGTGTATCGGATCTCTCTGCCCTTGTCTAGAT ATAGCAGACCTAAGCTTGTCGCTGGTTCTCCAGAAGGGTATGTTGGTTACGTTGACGGAAGGCCTCGGGAAGCAAGGCTGAACCATCCAAAGGGCATTACGGTTGATGAAAGAGGAAATATATACGTTGCAGATACGATGAACATGGCAATCAGGAAAATTAGTGACACTG GGGTCACGACAATTGCTGGAGGAAAGTGGAGTAGAGGAGCACATTCAGACGGGGCAAGTGAAGATGCAAAGTTTTCTACTGATTTTGAAGTCGTTTACCTTGCAAGTAGTTGCTCACTTCTGGTGGTAGACAGGGGACACCAAGCAATCAGGGAAATCCAGCTTAATGTCGACGACTGTGCATACCAATACGAAACTGGGTTTCCTCTTG GTATCGCTGTGTTGCTTGCTGCCGGTTTCTTTGGCTACATGCTAGCATTACTTCAACGTCGTGTGGGACTGATGATCTCATCAAAAGAG GAACATCGAACAAATTTTATACATGAACACCAAACACCCCTCAAGACGATCGTACCTCCTTACCAGAGACAAATGGCATCCGTAAGACCGCCACTCATACCCACTGGAGAAGATGCGGAAAATGCACATGACGAAGGCCTCTTCACCTCCTCGTTGAAGTTAATATCTCGAACATGGTTGTCCTCGGTTGAAATCTTTGTTTCAATGTTCCCAATCTTCCGAAAGAAACCCAAACCCACACAGTTTCTGCAGCAGCACCAGAGGGTAAACACTTGGTCAATGCCTGAGAGTTTTGTCATTCCAGATGATGAGATACCACCACCAGTGGAGGCAAGAGCTCCAACTCCACGAAAGACATATGCATTCATGTCGAAAGAACCAGAAAAGATCCACCACATCGGGCACCCTCGAACTCGTACTAACGGGTGGAACACAGAGCCACGGCAGCAGGTACAGCAAGTGCATAAGCAGCAACAACTTCAGCAGCACCAGCAGTACTCATCCAGGCCTCAGACTTACTATGAGCAGAGTTGTGAAACAACTAATGAGATTGTTTTTGGAGCAGTTCAAGAATTGGATAGCAAATGCCGGTCGGTGGAGATCAAGGCTGTGAATTATGGGGATCCAATCTATGAGCAATTTGGTATGCGATACCGAAATGGTTACATGTGGTATGGCAACTATTAA